The region TTGAACCCATAAACTTTCGGTCGTGCCGTTAGGTAGGGTAAGTGTTGCCTCCGGAGTTCACCGGAAGCTGTAGAAATAACCGCATACCCGCCATGCGCGATATAAACGCATCTCTTTTCTACGTGGGACGTGCACCTCACGGTTGTTGCGGAACACCGTCGGTGCGTCTTCCTGATCGTGAATCAAAATGGTGAGTCATAAAACTGTGcaatattatgaaaaatagtAAATCGAAAATATATCCGAACGCAATAAACATGCATGAACTTTGTTGCTGCTAGGATGCAGAAAGTATTATCGGATGCAAGCCAGCACCGAGCACACGAACATGCTTTGCGACAATGGCGGCATCGAACGTTTGCAAACGTCTACCCTTGCCGAATTCATATTGCCATATTGTTGATCGTTTCAGTATCTCTGACTATGCtaatttcaattgaatattCCAtagaattttcaactttttgttTTGTGCCAGCAAAACATGAATGCCCGAAGTAATAAAGATCCGTTTTGGTTAGGTGAAGCTGATGTATGCTGCTCCCAAACGCTTCTCCAAGTTTTATTGGATTTTATTTACTTCCACATTGCGCCAATTTCTAAATTATCGTTTCGTTAATATTCTTTTGCAGGGGTTCGTTAAGGTGGTCAAGAACAAGCAATACTTCAAGCGGTATCAAGTTAAGTTCAAGAGGCGTCGCGAGGGTAAGACCGATTACTATGCTCGCAAACGGCTTACCGTTCAGGACAAGAACAAATACAACACTCCCAAGTATAGGTTGATTGTCCGTCTTTCAAACAAAGACATCACTTGTCAAGTAAGCATTGCATCAGTTTAATGCTGTTTACTTATTGcttcaaattttacatttaaacCAAGCAGAATTAAACTTTGCTTCTATTTCTATTCACATGATGAACCACTCAGCTCGCTATGATACAGAACTGAAGAAAACACAATTGTTCCCTAATTATCAATGGTCTGACTAAGCCCTGAGATTGCTAATGAATTTCACACCAATAAAGGATCATATTAATGCTTATCTTTCATACATTCCAGGTAGCTTACTCCCGCATCGAAGGAGACAAGATTGTCTGTGCGGCTTACAGTCATGAGCTTCCCAAGTACGGAGTAAAGGTTGGTTTGACCAACTATGCGTCTGCGTACTGCACAGGACTTCTTCTGGCTAGGAGGGTAAGCAATGTTATCCATAGCCAATCACTTCCAAACTTTTAATTACTTCGATGTGTGATATACTCACCATATGATGATCCACTCAGCTCGCTTTGATACATAActgaagaaaaatcaattgttCCCTAAAACTATATTATCTGAATGGTGTATTGTAAATCACACAACGCTGTTCGTAGTCTTACAAAATGTATTGAATAATCTATCCCTGTTGTCACAGCTTCTGAAAAAGTTGGGCCTGGATATTCTGTACGCTGGTACAACTGACGTCAATGGTGACGAATACAACGTCGAAGAATTAGACGATGGTCCAGGTGCTTTTCGGTGCTACTTGGATACAGGGCTCATGCGCACGACAACTGGCGCTCGAGTTTTCGGAGCCATGAAGGGAGCTGTAGATGGAGGCTTGAATATCCCCCACAGGTATAAACTATGTATTGTACAAGGGAATTTTCAAACCTGTAAACTTGATAGTAATGCTGTTTTACTATAAATAAGAGTTCGC is a window of Neodiprion pinetum isolate iyNeoPine1 chromosome 4, iyNeoPine1.2, whole genome shotgun sequence DNA encoding:
- the RpL5 gene encoding large ribosomal subunit protein uL18; amino-acid sequence: MGFVKVVKNKQYFKRYQVKFKRRREGKTDYYARKRLTVQDKNKYNTPKYRLIVRLSNKDITCQVAYSRIEGDKIVCAAYSHELPKYGVKVGLTNYASAYCTGLLLARRLLKKLGLDILYAGTTDVNGDEYNVEELDDGPGAFRCYLDTGLMRTTTGARVFGAMKGAVDGGLNIPHSTKRFPGYDNEAKSFNADVHRQHIFAQHVANYMRTLEGEDEEAFNRQFSQYIKNGITADSIETIYKKAHEAIRANPVHTVVKKDKQPVKKRWNRLRLTRSERKNRIAQKKASFLKKLEETEA